The genome window CTGCCAGCTACACCCTTCAAACACCGGAGCAAacgacctgagagagagagagagagagagagagagagagagagagagagagagagagagagagagagacagaggagcgATGAgtgacactgcagagagagaacaCTGCAGCTACACCCTTCAAACACCGGAGCAAacgacctgagagagagagagagagagagagagagtagagagagagagagagagagagagagagagagagagggagagagagagggagagagagagagagagagagagagagagaggggggagagagagagagagagagagagaggaagggggtGCAGTCTTGCACTTACCTTGTCTGAGATCAATGATGGCGACCTGTCCGTGTGTGTTTCCAACGACAACagaactagagagagagagagagagagagagagagaggagagagagacagagagagagagagagagagaggagagagaagccGTTTTAGATTCACATTGTACATCATTTCCTGTCGTCACAAATACACCAGTTACAAACACCACGGAAAACACACGCAATGTTACTTACACCCACCAGGGGGGCAGAGTCCCGCAGGGTTGCAGgttaatagttattattattagtagtagtattagtattaatatCATGACTATACCTCATGCCTATTAAACTTAACAGCGAAAATCGAAGAACTGAAATCTGTGTTAAAAATGAACGAACGGAAACCGAGGGGGTCGCATTTGGGGGTGCGTACTTTGCGTCGGCGGTGAGAGACAGGGCGGTGAGGGGGTACTCCTCGTACTCCACCTGCAGGACGGGGCGTCTCTGTGGGGAGGCGGGGTCGTACACACGAACCTGGGGAAAAACAAACTCCAGGTCagcacagggctgggaatcagactcctatcccacagcagtgtgatccagtccaggttttactgctaccagcttgatcagcccccagtgtgtctagctaacaagctcaggtgtgtctgattattaaactcccagtgaaaccaggactggaattattttcctgtaactcactgaagcccatctattattatatatatataagaacataagaaagtttccaaacgagaggaggctccattcagcccatctttgctggtttggttgttagtagcttattgatcccagaatctcatcaagcagcttcttgaaggatcccagggtgtcagcttcaacaacattactggggagttccagaccctcacaattctctgtgtaaaaaagtgcctcctattttctgttctgaatgcccctttatctaatctccacttgtgacccctggtccttgtttcttttttcaggtcatagAAGTCCGCTGGGTCgacatatagagagagagagagagagtctatAAAAAACCCAAATCAGCTCACCTGATGGTACCCTGTCGAGGTCACGACCTTGTCTGACCCCGGATGAACTGCATGTCCCGAATCCACACGGGGACCCCGCAGGTCCAGCCAGTCATTACGAAgctggggggggaggaggggaggggggttagGGGCAGGACGGGGCAGCGCGGATTCTGACTGTGGAGATGATGCAGAGGGACTCGGAGCTCCTAATAGCActgaatattaataataataataataataatactaataataataggtaCTACTAATAATGCTGCTATCTCTAcacatgttattattaataataataataataataataataaataataataataatagctactACTAATAATGCTGCTATCTCTACTcattgttattataataataataataatatataataataataataataataataataatttctgatcTGATTTTCACACTCAGTATTATTTTCCAGTGTTCAGCACATCAAGACACACATGATCTAGACATTAAAACAGTTCACTTCAGCTgtagggctgggaatcagactcccgctgcacagcagtgtgatccagtcctggtttcactgggagtttaataatcagacacacctgagcttgttagctagacacactgggggctgatcaagctggtagcagtgaaacctggactggatcacactgctgtgcgatgggAGTCCTgattcccatatatatatatatatctctgtcTGTATCGATCCCTGCTGGCTATTCTCCTGTATTAAGGCAGCTCCGAGTTCAGAGTCTCTCCGGAAATTCGTTACGTTTTTCGCTCGGAACACGGGCTCCTCCGGTCGCTGCAGGTCCCAGATCTTCAAGTCGTTCTCCTTCCCCCCGGTGGCCACACGGTGGCGCTGCGACGGGCTCTGACACATCTTATAAACATCGGGGCCCACTGTGATCTCAGCCTGCCACACGCACACGcagagggagacacacacacacaaatgtctgTTAGTATACAATTTCAGATGTAAATGATGATGCGTTAGTTATGTTACATTactatatataattgtatatgtatatatatatataaatgtgtgcatATCCAGAGAAACGCGTCTAGCAGATCATTCTGTGTGTCAGAGGTGTTAGAGACATTCCTGTGAACTCACACTGTCAACTGATCCCTCCTTCCAGACCTTCAGCAAACCAGACTCCACACAAGTGATCAGGGagctgagagagggagagagaaagagagagagagagagagagatgatcaggagccaggagtttgagcagggttacaaactcacactagcccagctgctgctgctgctgctgctgcacccagtcctggggttcagagctcccctcaatgaagtctagtattattattattaatattgaaatgatcaggagccaggagtttgagcagggttacaaactcacactagccctgctgctgctgctgctgcacccagtcctggggttcagagctcccctcaatgaagtctagtattattattattattattaatattgaaatgatcaggagccaggagtttgagcagggttacaaactcacactagccctgctgctgctgctgcacccagtcctggggttcagagcgcccctcaatgaagtctagtattattattattattattattattattattattattattattaatattgaaatgatcaggaggtTGATGTCGGGGTGTTATTTTATTGGGGTACCTACCCGTCCCACACCGCCAGCCCCCTGAAGGGCCCCTCTCCCCCGGGACAGTGTCTGAATTCAGTGAAGCGGCTCTTTTCAGTGCTGAAAGTCTTCACTGTCCTGTTTACACAGCCCACCagcacctacagcacaggaagagaggagagatcaacacacacacacacactctcgcaCACGgccactcacagacagacaggcagacagacacccACGCCAGGTAACCAGACCCCTGTCGACACAGTGTCGCCCCCGAGTGGCGGTTCTGCTTACCTCCGACTCGAAGTCATCcccccagcagagggcgctgacCTCCTGGTCTCTGCTCAGCGTGGAGAGATCGCTGTAGTTGAACGCCTGCTTTTTACCCAGGTCCACTCCTGCACACAAAGAAGCGAGAgagatgggaatgagactcccgctgcacagcagtgtgatccagtcctggtttgactgggagtttaataatcagacacaccctgagcttgttagctagacacactgggggcagatcaagctggtagcagtaaaacctggactggatcacactgctgtgcaataggagtctgattcccatcgcTGGGAAACGTATATTATTCTGTGCAGAATCTAATGTATCATAATATTATAGTATAGAATCTAATGTATTATAATACTATAGTAGAATCTAatgtattaggaggctgtgtggtccagtggttaaagaaaagggcttgtaaccaggaggtccccggttcaaatcccatctcagcccctgactcattgtgtgaccctgagcaagtcacttcacctccttgtgctccgtctttcgggtgagacgtagttgtaagtgactctgcagctgatgcatagttcacacaccctagtctctgtaagtcgccttggataaaggcatctgctaaataaactaataataataataatactatagtaTAGAATCTCATGTATTATAATACTATAGTAGAATCtaatgtattataatattatagtaTATAATCTAATGTCTAAGTTTTTAGTGGTTGGGTTTAAATTGAAGTACATTAAGCCATGCTAAGCGTGTTTCGCATTCACCTCGTCATGTCCCTAAACATGTAAACacggagcacacacacacacacacacacacacacacacacacagagacacacacacacactcctcagAATCACGTTTAAATATCTCAGAGCCGCGGTGTCGGGTCACACGTGTTGATTTTCACCCTGGGGTCACGCCGCGCTCTCCGCGTCCGCTTACTTCAAAACCGATTCGCGTTTTCATCTCCTACCTTTAAGAATTCCGGTTTCGGATCCGACCCAAACCGAACAGAGCCGACTGCTCTCCGCCATCTCCGAACTTCTCCGAACTTCTCCGAACTCAAAACGAGCCCCACTCCCTCTCCACACAAAATCAAAACCCAAACGGTGCTACCGCAAGAACCACCCCGGCCAGGAAACGCGGCTACACGGGCGCTAGAGTTCCTGAAGTTTGCAAAACAGTTCCTGTCGCACTCAAATGAGTCCGACGGGGAAACAAATATTGAAatcgtgtatttttttttttaaaaaaaacaccatcgCGGGCTGACGAAAGAGAAATACTGTAGTTTTATTGAAGTTTAGAAAAAAGAAACGGGTAGTTCTATTCTGTTttctgcatatttaaaaaaaaatatgtttttcaaaataaaatttaaGCTGAAGAAATCAACGTAAATTGAGAAAAcgacacacattaaaaaaaaaataataatacaccagcAATAATGATATATTCtggataaaaaatatatttgcaaaaaCAATGCAATGTTATACTAACAAAAaagttaatattattaattaactATTAGTAATTAATGTccgtttttatacatttttagcaTTAATATATGATATACCACAGTACATACAGCCTATTGGATTAGTTATTTATCGTGTATaatctatttttaaaacatgtattaatttctatatgtatttatgtatttagctcaCTTTTGTAAAAGATAAAAAGTTTTCCTAGCAACGGATTTTTCCAAACATCCACAagaaaatcaagggaagtcatgttaaaactttacaatgcgttaggaagacctcacctagaatattgtgttcagttctggttacaaaaaggatattgctgctctagaaagagtgcaaagaagagcaaccagaattatcccgggtttaaaaggcatgtcgtatgcagacaggctaaaagaattgaatctattcagtcttgaacaaagaagactacgcggcgatctgattcaagcattcaaaatcctgaaaggtatagacaacccaggggacctgaaaaaagaaacaaggaccaggggtcacaaattgagataaaggggcatttagaacagaaaataggaggtgcttttttacacagagaattgtgagggtctggaaccaactccccagtaatgttgttgaagctgacaccctgggatccttcaagaagctgcttgatgagattctgggatcaataagctactaacaaccaaacgagcaagatgggctgaatggggcctcctctcgtttgtaaactttcttatgttcttatgtgcatTTCCCAACACGGCCACAAGAGGGCAGCCCGAGCCTATAAACGGGAAGGTCCTTCTTTACACGCGACCTCTCTATCTGCGTAGCGATTTCATAGTGCTTAACAGTtctaaaaatgtcatttaaaaatcgTGACCGAAGACGGGATATGAAGCCCCGAGTCTGTCTAAAACAatgtttattgattgattgattcgttGGTTTATCGATTGATTTCCAAATGCCTCTGTTTATTTGTGAATTAGTAAAAGTAATCTGGGATAATTAAGTCCAATGCATGCATATATTCTGGGGAGGGGAAATATCAGAGCTAAcgtacacagagacagacacacacacacacacactgagacacacacacacacacacactgagacacacacacacacacacacacacacacactgagacacacacacacacacactgagacacacacacacacactgagaccacacacacacacacacacacacacacacacacacacacacacactgagacacacacacacacacacacacacacacacagacacacacactgagacacacacacacacacactgagacacacacacacactcacacacactgagacacacacacacacacacacacacacacacacacactgagacacacacacacacactcacacacacactgagacacacacacacacacacacactgacacacacacacacacacacacacacacacacactgagacacacacacacacacacacacacacacactgagacacacacacacacacactgagacacacacacacacacacactgagacacacacacacacacactgagacacacacacacacacacacactgagacacacacacacacacacacacactgagacacacacactaagacacacactcacagacacagacagacagacacacacacgtctattttctctctcctctccccttcctccttctccacctctctcctctcctctttccctGTCTGTCAATCTCCCTGCC of Acipenser ruthenus unplaced genomic scaffold, fAciRut3.2 maternal haplotype, whole genome shotgun sequence contains these proteins:
- the LOC131730536 gene encoding LOW QUALITY PROTEIN: WD repeat-containing protein 74-like (The sequence of the model RefSeq protein was modified relative to this genomic sequence to represent the inferred CDS: inserted 1 base in 1 codon; deleted 1 base in 1 codon), translated to MAESSRLCSVWVGSETGILKGVDLGKKQAFNYSDLSTLSRDQEVSALCWGDDFESEVLVGCVNRTVKTFSTEKSRFTEFRHCPGGEGPFRGLAVWDGSLITCVESGLLKVWKEGSVDSAEITVGPDVYKMCQSPSQRHRVATGGKENDLKIWDLQRPEEPVFRAKNLRNDWLDLRVPVWIRDMQFIXGSDKVVTSTGYHQVRVYDPASPQRRPVLQVEYEEYPLTALSLTADANSVVVGNTHGQVAIIDLRQGRLLRCLKGVAGSVLSLQCHSSLPLVASCGLDRFLRIHNTQDGRLQHKVYLKSRLNCLLFSSQDRLEADGETALQDGVKEEDEEEEDEVWADMPTVTDRAGGGKRRNESEEEPQPSTGPDAAGKTKSTTQAKKKTKGMTIGATQAKKTKGKTIDATQAKKTKGKTIDATQAKKTKGKTIDATQAKKTKRKLRASS